The Mus musculus strain C57BL/6J chromosome 2, GRCm38.p6 C57BL/6J genome has a window encoding:
- the Olfr1215 gene encoding olfactory receptor 1215 — translation MQNQTIVTEFVLLGLSQNPKVEKLLFVIFLLLYLATIGGNMTIVVTIASSPVLLGSPMYFFLAFLSLLDACVSSIVTPTMIIDLFYKRKTISFECCMTQVFSVHFFSAVEVIILAAMAYDRYVAICKPLHYSSIMNRRLCGILVGIAFAGGFLHSIIQIIFTLQLPFCGPNFIDHFICDLFPLLKLACTDTHIFVILVFANSGSICIIIFSFLLVSYVVILFSLRTHSSEGRRKALSTCGSHITVVVLFFVPCILIYARPTSPFSLEKNVFIFADVLTPLLNPVVYTFRNKEMKNAIRKMWRSLLVAPDILK, via the coding sequence ATGCAAAACCAAACCATTGTAACTGAGTTCGTACTCCTGGGACTTTCACAAAACCCAAAAGTTGAGAAGCTCCtatttgttatatttttgttGCTCTATCTTGCAACAATTGGAGGCAACATGACAATTGTGGTGACCATTGCTTCGAGTCCTGTGTTGCTTGGTTCCCCTATGTACTTCTTCTTGGCATTTTTGTCCTTATTGGATGCATGTGTCTCCTCTATTGTCACACCCACGATGATTATAGATTTATTCTATAAGAGAAAGACCATCTCCTTTGAATGTTGCATGACGCAAGTCTTTTCTGTCCACTTCTTCAGTGCTGTGGAGGTGATCATTCTGGCAGCTATGGCTTATGACCGGTATGTAGCCATTTGTAAGCCCTTGCACTACTCTTCAATTATGAACAGGAGGCTCTGTGGCATCCTAGTGGGGATAGCCTTTGCAGGGGGATTTTTGCATTCCATCATACAAATTATCTTCACTTTGCAGTTGCCTTTTTGTGGACCCAATTTTATTGATCATTTCATATGTGACTTGTTCCCATTGCTGAAGCTTGcttgcactgacacacacatatttgtaattTTAGTGTTTGCTAACAGTGGGTCTATCTGCATCATTATCTTTTCCTTTTTGCTTGTTTCCTATGTTGTCATCTTGTTCTCTCTGAGAACCCACAGTTCTGAAGGGAGACGTAAAGCTCTCTCTACCTGTGGGTCCCACATTACTGTtgtggttttgttctttgttccTTGCATATTAATATATGCACGACCTACATCTCCATTCTCTTTggagaaaaatgtatttatatttgctGATGTCTTGACACCGTTACTCAATCCTGTGGTTTACACTTTCAGGAATAAGGAAATGAAGAATGCCATCAGAAAAATGTGGAGAAGTTTATTAGTAGCTCCTGACATATTAAAATAA
- the Olfr1214 gene encoding olfactory receptor 1214 — protein sequence MHNQSYVNEFILLGLSQNPQIVKISFVIFLLVYLATLVGNMIIVVTIVYSPALLGSPMYFFLAFLSFLDACVSSVVTPKMIVDMTYERKIISFECCMTQVFAVHFLTAVEVIVLAAMAYDRYVAICKPLHYSFIMNRRLCGTLVGVAWAGGFLHSIIQIAFILKLPFCGPNVIDHFICDLFPLLKLACTDIHIFIILVFANSGSICIIIFSFLLISYGVILFSLRAHSSEGRRKALSTCGSHITVVVFFFVSCILIYARPTSAFSFEKNVFVFTDVLTPLLNPMVYTFRNKEMINAIRKMRKRLIMVPDKY from the coding sequence ATGCATAACCAGAGCTATGTCAATGAGTTCATACTCCTGGGACTTTCACAAAACCCACAAATTGTGAAAATatcatttgttatatttttattggtttaCCTTGCAACTCTTGTGGGCAACATGATAATTGTGGTGACCATTGTCTACAGTCCTGCACTACTGGGCTCCCCCATGTACTTCTTCTTGGCATTCCTGTCCTTCCTGGATGCTTGTGTCTCCTCTGTTGTCACACCTAAGATGATTGTGGACATGACTTATGAGAGGAAGATTATCTCTTTTGAATGTTGTATGACACAGGTCTTTGCTGTGCACTTTCTTACTGCTGTAGAGGTCATTGTCCTCGCagccatggcctatgaccgctatgtggctatTTGCAAGCCCTTGCACTACTCTTTCATCATGAATCGGAGGCTCTGTGGCACTCTGGTTggggtagcctgggctggaggaTTCTTGCATTCTATCATACAAAttgcctttattttaaaattgcccTTCTGTGGACCCAATGTTATTGATCATTTCATATGTGACTTGTTTCCATTGCTGAAGCTTGCCTGCACTGATATacacatttttatcattttggtgttTGCTAACAGTGGGTCTATCTGCATAATTATATTCTCCTTTTTGCTCATTTCCTATGGTGTTATATTGTTCTCTCTGAGAGCCCACAGCTCAGAAGGGCGCCGTAAGGCTCTTTCTACCTGTGGATCCCATATTACTGttgtagtttttttctttgtttcctgtatATTAATATATGCACGGCCCACATCTGCATTTTCCTTTGAGAAAAATGTTTTTGTGTTTACAGATGTCTTGACACCACTGCTTAATCCTATGGTTTACACTTTCAGGAATAAGGAAATGATAAATGCCATCAGGAAAATGAGGAAGAGACTTATAATGGTTCCTGATAAATATTAA